One Dermacentor silvarum isolate Dsil-2018 chromosome 10, BIME_Dsil_1.4, whole genome shotgun sequence genomic window carries:
- the LOC119466213 gene encoding uncharacterized protein LOC119466213, producing the protein MLEQQADTLNKLCDILPTSSVTECAELLGHPLSSLEELQEFDNKLDAGKFRILVHELAQLGGKYAYWATKRILSYCITDEGAAQFSWMGRKGKLSFSALKIAKAITDAARKAPNATAADVEASIKSWLRHAPERLATKFQKSKQGQLEQAADTD; encoded by the exons ATGCTGGAACAACAAGCGGACACCCTGAACAAGTTGTGCGATATACTTCCTACTTCTTCAGTCACCGAATGCGCAGAGCTCTTAGGCCATCCGCTAAGCAGTCTTGAAGAACTACAAGAGTTTGACAACAAGCTCGATGCTGGAAAATTTAGGATCCTG GTTCATGAGTTGGCACAGCTCGGTGGGAAATATGCCTACTGGGCAACAAAAAGAATCTTGTCATACTGCATCACAGACGAGGGTGCGGCGCAATTTTCCTGGATGGGTCGAAAAGGAAAACTGAGCTTCTCTGCCTTGAAGATTGCTAAAGCCATAACAG atgctgctcgcAAAGCGCCAAACGCAACTGCTGCTGACGTTGAGGCCTCTATCAAATCGTGGCTCCGGCATGCCCCCGAGCGCCTTGCCACCAAGTTTCAGAAGTCAAAGCAAGGACAACTTGAGCAAGCAGCAG ATACGGACTGA